The nucleotide sequence GCGAAGGTGGTGGGCTTGCCGCCGCGGCGGGCCGGGAACCAGATGCCGAGGTTCGGCATGGACTTGGACTGGGCGTAGTTCATCTGGACATCGCCGTTGGCGACGAGCAGTTCGCCCTTGTCGACCTTGGGCGCCAGCTTGCCGGTGGACGCGGCCGGGCCGACGTTGTTCTTCTGCAGCTTGGCCAGGTACTCCATGGCGGGCTTCTCGCCGCCGAAGTCGTGCATCGCCTTGATGAGGACGGCGGTGCCGTCCCCGGCGACGCCCGGGGTGGAGTACTGGAGCTTGTTCTTGTAGCTCCCGTCGAGGAGGTCCTCCCAGGTGGCGGGGGCCCGCTTCACCTTCTTGGTGTGGTGGACGAAGCCGAAGTAGTTGTTGACCACGGCCGTCCAGGTGCCGTTCGCGGCCTTGTCGGCGCCGCCGACCTGATCGGCGCCCTTCGGGGTGTACTTCCGCAGCAGGCCCTTGGCGTCGGCCTGCTGGATGAACGGCGGGAGGGTGACGAGGACGTCGGCCTGCGGATTGAACTTCTCGCGGGTGGCGCGCTGCACCATCTCCCCGGAGCCGCCCTCGACGTACTCGACCTTGATGCCGGTCTCCTTCTGGAAGTCCTTGAAGATCCGGTCGTACCAGCCGTCGCCCTTCTCGCCCTTGAGGCCGTCGGCGCTGTAGACGGTGACGACCTTCTCGTCGGAGGCGGCGGTGTTGCCGCCGCAGGCGGTCAGCGGGAGGGCGAGGACGCAGAGGGCGGCGAGCGGCTTGCGGATGTTCGTGGGCATGGCGAGGTGAACTCCTTGCGGTGGGAGGGGAATCGCGGGGTCAGCGGTAGGAGGCCCGGGTGCGGATCCGGGAGACGGCGAGCAGCACCAGCAGGGTCGCCGCCATCAGGACCACGGCGATCGCGGAGCCGGTGAACAGGGCGCCGCGGTCGGTGGCGGCGTAGATCAGGACCGGCAGCGGGGTCCAGTCGGGCGGGTAGAGCATCATCGTGGCGCTCAACTCGCCCATGGACAGGGCGAAACAGAGGCCGACGGCCGCGGTCAGGGACGGCAGCAGCAGCGGCAGCCTGACCCGCCAGAGCACGGCGGCGGGGCGGGCGCCGAGCGAGGCCGCCGCCTGCTCGTACGCCGGGTCCAGACGGGTGATCGCCGCGGCCACCGACTGGTGGGCGAAGGCGGTGACCAGGACGGTGTGGGCGGTGATCACGATCCAGCGGGTGCCGTTGAGGAGCACCGGCGGCTGGGAGAAGGCCACCAGGATCGCCAGGCCGACGACGACGGAGGGGACGGCGACCGGCAGCACGAACAGGGCGTCCAGGACCTTGCGCGACCGCCTCTTCAGGCCCGCCGCCGCGAGCGCGGCCCAGGTGCCCACGGCCAGCGCCAGCAGGCTCGCGGTGACCGCCGTGACCAGGCTGGTGGTGAGCGCCTGGAGGGCCTCGCCACGGGTGGCGGCCTGGTAGTTGGCGGTGGTCATTCCCGAGGGCAGGACGCCGGACCAGTGGGTGGCGAAGGAGGCGCCGAGGACGACGAGGAGCGGGAGGGCGAAGAGGGGCAGGAAGAGGATCAGGAAGACGCTCCACACGGCCCATCTCGCCTTGCGGCTATGCACCAGCACGGCGGCTCACCACCCGGTAGAGGCCGTAGAGGCCCACGGAGATCAGGACGTTGACGACGGCGACCACGCAGGCGCCCGGGTAGTCGGACTCCAGGATGGCCTTGCCGTAGACGAGCATCGGCAGGGTCGTGACGCCCTTGGCGCCGGTGAAGAGCACGATGCCGAACTCGTTGAGGCACAGCACCAGGACCAGGCTGCCGCCCGCCGCGAGGGCGGGCAGTGCCTCGGGCAGGATGAGCTGCCGGATGATCCGGGGCGCCCGGGCGCCGAGCGAACTGGCCGCCTCCAGCTGCGCGGTGTCGAGCTGGGAGAACGCGGCGAGCAGCGGACGCACCACGAACGGCGTGAAGTACGTGATCTCGGCGAGCAGTACGCCCCAGGGTGTGGTGAGGAACTGGAAGGGCCCCTCACCGGCGCCGGTGACATCCGTCCACAGACCGTTGGCCATGCCGGTCGAGCCGTAGACGAACAGCAGGGCGAGGGTGATCAGGAAGGACGGGAAGGACAGGAAGACATCGATGAAGCGTGCGGCGGCCCGTGCCCCCGGGAAGGGCACGAAGGCGATGATCAGCGCCAGCACGAAGCCGAGCACCAGGCATCCGGCGGTCGAGGCCGCCGCCAGCCACACGGTGGTCCACAGCGCCTCGCGGAACGCCTCCGAGGCGAAGACGTCGGCGTACGCCTGGACGGAGGTGCCACCGGTGTCGGGCCGTACGGACTGCTGGACGACGAGGGCCAGCGGATAGAGGAAGACCAGGGCGAGGAGGCCGACGGGCGGCAGCGCCCACGCCCAGGCCCAGGCCGCCGCGCGGGGCCGGGCCTTGGCCGGAGTGCTCAGGGTCGCGCTAGCCATGGCCGCTCACCCCGGCGGTCAGCAGCACGGCGTCCTCGGGCGCGAAGTGCACGGTCACGGGGTCGCCATGGGCCGGTGGCTCGCGCAGCTCCCGCACGTCGGCCATCACCCGGTGCCCTGCCACATCGACGTACAGCCGGTGGGTGGCGCCCCGCCACTGGATCTCCGCCACCGTGCCGGTGAGCCGGTTGGGGCCCGCACCGATGCCGACCAGATGGGGGCGTACGCACAGGGTGGCGGTCGCGCCCGGTACGGCCCCCGCCGTGTCGACCGCGATCTCGGCGTCGGCGAAGGACACGCCCGCGGAACCGACCGTCACCGGCAGCAGATTGGCGTTGCCGACGAAGGAGGCGGTGAACGCGTCGGCCGGGGCCCGGTACAGCTCCCGCGGGGTGCCGCACGCCTGGAGCCGGGCCTTGTCCATCACCGCGATCCGGTCGGCGAGGGTGAGCGCCTCGACCTGGTCATGGGTGACGTACAGGATCGACACCTCGGGCAACTCCCGGTGCAGCCGGGCGAGTTCGGCCAGCATGCCGGAGCGGAGCCGGGCGTCGAGCGCGGACAGCGGCTCGTCGAGGAGGAGGACGTCCGGGCGGATGGCGAGCGCGCGGGCGATGGCCACGCGCTGCTGCTGGCCGCCGGACAGCTCGCGCGGGTGGCGGCGGGCGTAGGCGGCCATGCCGGTCATCTCCAGCGCCTCGGCGACCCGGGCCCGGATCTCGGCCTTGGGCACCTTGCGGGCCTTGAGGCCGAACGCGACGTTGTCCTCGACCCGCAGATGCGGGAAGAGCGCGTAACTCTGGACGACCATCCCGATGCCCCGCCGGTGCGGTGGCAGGTCGGTGACGTCGCGGTCGCCGAGGAAGACCCGCCCGGAGGCGGGCCGTACGAACCCGGCGACCGCCCGCAGCGCGGTGGTCTTGCCGGATCCGGACGGCCCGAGCAGCGCCATGACCTCGCCGGGTGCCACCGTGAGGTCGAGGGCGTCCAGGACGACGTTCCCGTCGTAGGCGACGGTGACCGCGTCGAAGCGGATGCCCATCAGCCGACTCCCCGCAGCAGGGCGGGCAGGTCGGCGACCGAGTCCAGTACGTGGGTCGCCCCGGCCGCGCGGAACGCCTCGTCGCCGTGGGCCCCGGTGCGCACCCCGGCGACCAGCCCCGCCCCGGCCCGGACGCCGCTGAGCATGTCGTAGGAGGTGTCGCCGACGACGGCCACCTGGGCCACGTCCTCGGCGGCCCTGGTCCGCAGGAACGCCTCCAGCACCATGTCCGGGTACGGCCGCCCGCGCCCGCCCGCGTCGGCGGGGCACAGGGTGAGCGGCACCAGGTCGCGCCAGCCGAGCGCGTCCAGGATGGCGTCCTGGGTGACGCGGGCGAAGCCGGTGGTGAGGACGACGGTACGGCCGTCGGCGGCCAGCTCCTCGATGGCCTCGCGGGCCCCGGGCACGGGTGCGATCAGACCGCCGTCGACGAGTTCGCCGTACGCCCGCTCGAAGGCGGCGTTGGCGCGCTGCGCCAGCTCCTCGGCGCCGAACAGATGGCGGAAGACGGAGATCTTGGACTCGCCCATGGTGGCGCGGACATAGGCGAGCTTCTCGGCGTGGTCGGGGGTGCCGGGCCGGACGCCCAGCTCACCGGAGGCGGCGTCGAAGGCGCGCTCGACCAGGCCGCCGTCGGCGACGGTGGTGCCGGCCATGTCGAGGGCCACCAGGCGGATCGTGCCGGTGGTATCGGTGGTATCGGTCGGGGTAGTCATGTGCGTCACCAGCCCAGTTCGTTCGCGGTGGTTTCGGCTATCGCGGGCGAGCAGGTCATACCGCGCCCGCCGGGCCCGGTGACCAGCCAGACACCGTCGCGCACCCGCTGGCGGTGCACGACCCGGCTGGTGTCGGTGCACTGTGCGTACACCCCGGCCCAGCGGCGCCGGATCTTCGGCAGCGGGCGGCCGAGGAGGGACTCCACGACGCCGGTGAGGTGGTCGTAGGGGTCCTCGAGGGTGTCGAAGGCGAAGGGGTGCTCGTACTCGTGGGTGTCGCCGATGGTCAGTCCGCCGTCGGCGCGCTGCACCATCAGCAGCTGCATACGGTGCTCCCCGGCCGTGTCGGCCTGCGGCTGCCGCGCGTTCAGCTCCTCCAGGGCGGGGGAGGCGTACGCCGGGTAGTAGCGGAAGCTGTCGGCGTCGGCGACCGAGGTGGTCAGCGGCTCGCCCAGGGGGCCGGTCTGCATCATCTGGAGCCGGACGCGGCGCACCGGCAGATCCGGACCGGCCAGCTCGCGGACCAGGCCGCCGAGCCAGGCGCCGGTGCACAGGACGACGGCGTCACCGGTGTGCACCTCGCCGTGGTCGTCGCGGACGGCCCGCTCGCCGATCACCTCCCGCACCTCGCGGCCGGGCAGGAACGTGTACCGCGGGGAGTTCAGCAACTCGGCGCGCAGGGCGAGCTGGGCGGTGCGCGGCTCGACGGCCGCGTCCCGCTCGCAGTACAGGGCGGCGTCGAACTCCCCGCGCAGCGCGGGGTTGAGGGCCCGTGCCTCGCCCGCGGTCAGCAGCTTGTAGCCGCGCACGGCGGCGTCCGCGCGGGCGACGGCGGCTTCGGCGACGGCCAGCTCCAGCTCGCCGCGGACCGGGGTCAGGGAGCCGTTCGGACGGAAGCCCAGCGCCGGAACGCGGCCGCCGATGTCCTCCCACAGCTCCCGGGCCCGCAGCGCGGTGCCCAGCTCCTCGCCCCCCGCTCGGCCGCTCACCCAGATCTGGCCGAAATTGCGTAGCGAGGCGCCGCGAGCCTCCGTCTCGCGCTCGATCTGTACGACCTCATGGCCGCGTTCCACTGCGTGCCAGGCGTGCATGGTGCCCACCACGCCGGCTCCGACGACTATCACTCTCACGACCGTCACGCTCCATGCGTTTGGGGAACCGGAGGAATCCGGCTGTCAACGAGAGCGTGAACCGAGCATCACATTTGGGCTAGACCCGTTATCTTTTTGTGATGTCGCAAATACGGGCAAAGCGGTATTTTTCAGCCGCTCAGATGTGTCGTGAAGGAGAACCGGTCGCCCCGGTACAGCGTCCGCACCCGCTCCAGCGGACGCCCGGCGGTGTCCCGCGAAACACGGTGGATGAGCAGCATCGGCAGGGCCGGCGGGGTGCCGATGAGCAGGGCCTCGCGCGGTGTGGCGAGCACGGTCTCGATCCGTTCGTCGGCGTCGCCGAAGACGATGTCCCGCTCGGCGAGGTAGGCGTAGAAGGACGAGTCCGGATCGAAGGCGGTGTCCAGATCGGGCACGCGGGCCTCGGCCACATACGTGCTCTCCAGGCCGACCCGCTCGTCATCCGCGAGCAGCACCCGTTCCAGATGCCAGACGGGCTCGCCGCGGGTCAGGCCGGTCTCGGCGGCGAGTGCGTCGGGGCAGGGGAAGCGGTCGAGGGTGACCAGCGCACGGCCGGGGGTGCGCCCCTGGCGCCGTACGCCCTCGGTGTAGCTGGCCAGCGACAGCGGCTGCGCCAGCTTGGGGCCCGCGACCACCGTGCCGCGGCCCCGCCGCCGCAGCTTGCCCTCCAGCACCAGCTCGCGCAGCGCCTGGCGCACCGTCTCCCGGGCGACCTCGAACCGCTCGGAGAGATCACGCTCGGTGGGGATGGGGGAGCCCTCTCCCAACTCGTCCACCAGCCGGTCGATCTGGGCCTTGACGGCGTAGTACTTGGGCACGCGGCCGTGCTCCGGGATGCCGGAGCGGACGGGGGCGCCGGGGGCCTGGTCGTTCGGGTAGTCCACGCGGAGATCGTCGCAGACGGGGTTTCTACCGGGCCCCGGAGGTGCCGGACTCCAGCAGCCGGCCGCCGTCCCAGACCACGCCGACCTGGCGGTAGTACGCGGCGATCGGCTCGTGGATCTCCAGCCGGGCCAGCTCCTCGGTGGGCGCCTCGAACAGCTCCAGCTCGGCGTCGCCGACCCATGGCCGCCCGCCCTCGAAGGAGGCGGCGCCGGACTCGACCAGCTCGTCGAGGGCGAGCCCCTTGCCGTTCTCGATCGAGGGCAGCCAGCGGTGGTGGGCCATGGGGTGGCCGTTGACGAAGCCGCCGGTCTCCGACGGCTCGCGCAGGGTCACCACGGCCTGGGCGAGGCGCCGGTCGGCCGCGGCGAGGGTCGCGCCGAACCGGGCTCCCGCCTCGATGCGCGGGGCGGGCCCGTACGGGTGCGGGCGGGTCTGATGGATGGAGCCGAGCTTCTTCGGATATCCCTGATGCAGCCCGCGGGCGATCGCGAAGTCCTTGTCGACCCAGATGTAGACACAGCGGGAGTACGTCCGGCCCCGGTAGGCGCAGCGGACGACCGCGAAGGTCTCCTTGTACTGGGAGAGCACCGGGTCCAGCAGCTCCCGCCCGCCGGTCGCGCAGGACTGCCAGTCGGCCCAGATCAGCGCGACCGCTCCCGGATCCTCGGCGGCCGGCTCCAACGGCTCGGGCAGCAGTTCGCGTACGCGCGCCGGGTCGGTGCGGTACTCGATGGTGAGCAGGTCGCCGGAGTAGTGCCACGGCGGGGAGGGGATGAGGGCCGAGGCGCCGGTGGCGGTCTTGGGCGGGAAGTAGCCGTGGACGCCGGTCATGCCGTCACGCTCCTGACGCGGATGGGCTGAGAGGGGGGCAGGGCGAGCGTTCACCCACGCGCGAGCCGCTCCAGGCGGGCGTGGAGCTGGTCGACGTAGCTCTCGGACTCCGGCTTCATCAGCACACTGCGCAGGATGCGCGCACCGTCCGCGTCCCGGATGAGCTTCGGATGGAGCGCCGCCAGGCGATCGGCGCCGAGGCGGACCGTGCTCACGAAGACCGGGTCGCCGTCCGTCATCCCCTCCCGCAGGATCCGGGCGCTGGCCGCGTCGATCTGCGACAGCGCGGCGGCCTCGGTCACCGGGAAGTAGCTGACGATGTCCAGTTCCGGGGCCTGGTACAGCTCCAAGTGCTCCGAATTCTCGATGAGTTCCGCCCAGCGCAGGGCCGCGCGCCGACCCGCCGCGAGCGACTGCCCCAGCCCCTCGCGCGTGGGCGGTATCAGCTGGAAGGTGAGCCACAGGGCGGCGGCGGCCGCGCCCGCGCGCGAACACTCCAGGCTGATCTCACCGAGGTGCAGCTCCTCGGAGGTGAAGTAGGTGTACGGAGAGTCGTGCAGATAGAACCGGCCGACCGAGGGGTCACGGAACAGGACGGCGCCGCAGCCATACGGCTGGAGGCCGTGTTTATGCGGGTCCACGACGATGGAATCGGCCTCGGCGATGGCCCGCCACGGCTCCTCGGGCAGGCCCTCGGGACCCTCCGCCCCGGCCAGCAGGGTGAAGAAACCGCCGTAGGCGGCGTCGACGTGGATGCGCACACCGTAGCGCTCGCGCAGCGCCAGCGCCTCGTGGATCGGCTCGACGGCGCCGAACCCGGTGGTGCCGGCCGTGAGCACGACGGTGCCGACGCTGCCGGTCCGCAGAAGCTCCTCCAGCGCGTCGAGGTCCATACGGCCGAGGTCGTCGATCGGGACCGGATGGCCCTCCACGCCCAGGACACCGCACATCCGGCCGTGGGTGTAATGGGCCTCGGTGCTGTACGCGACGCCCTTGCCGGGGTGCAGCTCGCGCGCCACGAAGAGCGCCTCGAGGTTGGCGATGGTGCCGCTGGTGGTCAGGTGCCCGAGATGGGTGTCGTAGCCGAACATCGTGGCGAGCTGCTGGACGGCTTCCCGCTCCATGTCGGCGGTGGCCGGGCCGCCGTCCAGGGCGTGGTTGTTGGGGTTGATCAGCATCGCCGTGAGGTAGCCCACGACCGCCGCCGGATGCGGCGGCTTGAGCATCTGGCCCGCGTAACGGGGGTGGAAGAAGGGGTAGTTGTCCTTGAGTCGCTCGGTGAAGACCTCGAACGCGGCGGCGAACCGGTCGTCGTCCACCGCCAGCGCCGGATGGGCCTGGTAGGGGCCGAAGGTCTTCGCCCAATCGGCGTTCGACGCCAGGGCCGTGGCGAGCCAGCCGTTCAGATCCATATGGTCCACTCCTTGGTCACGACGAGCTTTTGTTCAGGGCCGCTTGGGCGGGCGGATGCCGCGGAACTCCCAGTCGCCGCCGAGGGCGGTGGACCGGACCTCCTCCGACTCGGTGGGCTGCGCGCCGACGTCGGTGCGGATGGGGGTCGGGCCGGTGACGATGTGGTTGGTGAGCCGGCCCAGGCCCTCCACCTCCACCTCCACGACGTCGCCGGGCTGTACGGGGCGGGAGTTGGCGGGCGTCCCGGAGAGCAGGACGTCGCCGGGGTAGAGCGTGATGGTGCGGGCGATGTCGGCGACGAGGTAGTGCATGTCCCACTTCATCTCGTCGGTGGAGCCGTCCTGCGCCGGCCTGCCGTTGACGTAGGTGCGCAGGTACTTGCCGTGGAAGTCCCAGTCGGTGACGAGCCCCGGACCCAGCGGGCACAGGGTGTCGGACCCCTTGACGCGGAGCATCGAACCGGCGTCGGTGTCCCGGAAGTCGTGCAGGCCGAAGTCATTGGCGATCGTATAACCGGCGATGTGCTCCGCCGCCTGCTGGGGCGCGATGTTCCGGGTGGTCTTCCCGATGACGATGGCGACCTCGCCCTCGTAGTTGAGCCACGCGCAGCCCTCGGGGCGGACGACGGCGCCCTGGTGGGAGTTGAGCGCCGAGGTCGGCTTGTGGAAGTACGTGGGGGCCGCGGGGAGCCGGCTCTGGAACTCGGCGACGCGGCTGAGGTGGTTGAGGTGGACGGCGATCACCTTGGAGGGCACCACGGGCGGCAGATGCCGGGCCTCCTGGGCCGTGACGCGGCGACCGTCGCCCGTGACGAGTGCGTCGCCCTCGCGGACGGTCTCCACCACGGCGCCGTCGAGGAGGATGCGGCGGTATTCGGGCATGTCGGCTCTCCTCAGACGGGGCTGTGCGGGGTGCGCGCGGTGGTGGAGGCGGGCGAGCCGGCGCCGGTCCAGCCGTCGGCCGGGCGGTCGAACCAGAGGTGGGCCTGACCGGTGCCGACGGCGTTCTCGTACGCGCCGTACTGGCGGGCGCGGGCGACGCACGCCCGCTCGCCGAGCGCACCGGCCATCATCAGGTAGTGGAAGAACTTCGCCTCGGGCCGGTACGTCCAGAACGTGTCCATGGTGTCGAGGACCTTGTCGTGGCGGCCCTCCTTGAACCAGGCGATGCGCTCCTCGTCGGCCGCCCTCGCCTCGGGGGTGAAGATATGGCGCGGGTCGCTGGACTCGTGGTCCCGGATCTCGCGCAGCGGCCAGAAGGTGTGCGAGAGGGCGCCGGAGGCGATCAGGAGAACACGGCGGCCGGGTGTGGCGGCGATGCCGTCGGCGAGCGCCCGGCCCAGCCGGAAGTGGTCCTCCATGTCGCCGGTCTGGCAGACCCCGATCGTCAGCCACCGCTTGCCGGGCAGGCCCTCGCCCAGGAACTTCCACAGGTTGACGGTGGCGTACTGGATCGGCAGATAGGCGTCGTCGATCGCGGTGATGAAGGTGGCGTGCGCGTCGGCGAAGTGCGTGATGGCGTAGGCGAGTTCGGGGTCGCCGGGGAAGTCGTACGGCATCCGGCACATGCCGCGCGGCAGCTCCTCGGAGGTGTACAGCCCGGCGCGCCGCGGCTGGGCCGTCACGACGAACTCGACCGTGGTGGCCCAGTGGGAGTCCAGGACGACGACGGTGTCGTAGTCGTCGCGCTCGAAGACGTCCTCGCGGAGCTGCCGGAGCCCGGTGACGAGGGTGATCTCCTTGCCGTCGTTGAGCTCGCGCCGGGTCTCCTCCGGGAGCACGATGGTGGGGACATGGGCGAGCAGGCCGGCCCCGACGATCTCACCCATGGTCGTGGAATCCCTTCGGGGCCAGCACGCGGTTCTTCAGGTCGCAGTAGAAGTCGAAGCTCCAGGTGCCGCCCTCGCGGCCGACGCCCGAGAGGCGGGAGCCGCCGAAGGGCGCCCGCAGGTCGCGTACGAAGAAGCAGTTGACCCAGACCGTGCCCGCCACCAACTGGGCGGTGACGCGCTCGGCACGCCGGTGGTCGCCGGTGGCGACGGTGGCGGCCAGCCCGAAGCGGGTGTCGTTGGCGAGGTGGATCGCCTCCGCCTCGTCCACGAAGGTCTGCAGGGTCAGGACCGGGCCGAAGACCTCCTCCTGGACGACCTCCGAGTCCTGGGCGACATCGGTGAGGAGCGTGGGCCGGTAGTACAGACCGCCGAGCCGGGCGTGGGAGCCGCCGCCGAAGACCACGCGGGCACCGGCCGCGGCCGCCCGCCGCACGAAGCCGTCGATCCGCTCGATCTGGCGGGGGTGGATGGTGGGCCCGATGTCGGTGGCCTCCTCGCGCGGATCGCCCTGCCGCAACCGGGCGGCCTTCGCCACGAAGCGCTCGGTGAACTCGTCCGCGATCGACTCCTCGACAAGGAGGCGGGTGGCGGCCAGACACACCTGCCCGGCGTTGTCGAACTGCTCCACGGCCAGGTCGACGGCCAGCTCCAGATCCGCGTCCGCGAAGACCAACAGCGGTGATTTGCCGCCGAGTTCCAGGCTCAGCGGGGTCAGGTTCGGTGCGGCCGAGGCGGCGATGCGCCGGGCGGTCGCCACCGAGCCGGTGAAACTGATCCGGCGGACGTCCGGGTGGGAGGTGAGGTCATCGCCGATCTCGGCCCCGTGGCCCTGGACGATGTTGAGCACACCGGGTGGCAGTCCCGCCTCGGCCGCGATGTCCGCGAGCAGCGAGGCGGTCAGCGGGGACCACTCCGCGGGCTTGAGGACCACCGTGTTCCCGGCGGCAAGGGCCGGGGCGACCTTCCACGTGGCCAGCATCAGCGGCGCGTTCCACGGGGTGATCAGCACACACGGGCCCGCCGGGTCCCAGCTGACGTGGTTGGTGTGGCCGGGCGCGGCGGAGCCGCCGGTGTGCGTGGCGAAGTCCTCGTGGCCCAGGGTCAGCAGCCAGTCCGCGAAGAAGCGGAAGTTGCGGGCGACGCGTGGCATCACACCCCGGCGGTGCGAGCGCAGAAGCGCGCCGTTGTCGGTGGTCTCGACGATCGCCAGCTCTTCGAGGCGCTTTTCCACCCCGTCGGCGATGGCGTGGAGGATGCGGGCGCGCTCGGCCCAGGGAGTGGCCGCCCAGCCGGGGAAGGCGGCCTTCGCGGCGGCCACGGCGGCCTCGGCCTCGGCGGGGCCGCCGCGGGCGATGCGGGCGAGGGTGCCGCCGTCGATCGGCGAGACGTCGGGGAAGGTGTCGGCGGACGCCACGCGCCGGCCGCCGATCCAGTGTCGGGTGTCGACGGCGACGCCGGCGATCCGCGCCTCGTGCACAGCTGTGTCCGGCTGTTGGGGCATGTCCCGATCCTCCAGCTTGTTTGGCCCCAAACAAGCTAACTGCGCCACGAGGCGGGGTCAAGGTTGCCGTGGTGGCCTTCGGCGGCCGGGTGCCGCGCCGGGAAGCCGTGCCGAGGTGCCGCCCCCGGGCGTGGTCACTGGCGGGAGCGGCGGCCCGAACGGCGCGGGGCCAGATCCCTTCCGTCGAGGAGCTGCCGTCGGCGCTCTTCGCCGTGCTCCTCCAGCTGGGCCACGATGGCGCGCAGCCCGTTGGCGAGCCGCAGACAGTCCTCGGCGCTGAGCGGGGTGGCGACGAACGCCTCTTCGGCGTTGAACGCGGGGAAGAGGCGCTCCATGAGCTCCTCGCCCTCGGGGGTCAGCGAGAGCAGGACGCGCCGGCCGTCGTCGGGGTGGGGCGCGCGGGCCACCAGGCGGCGTGACTCGAGAGTGCGCGCGATCCCGGTCAGTGTCCCCTTGGAAACGCCCGCCTCCTCAGCGACCGACCAGGTCTCGGCCTCGCCCCAGATCCACAGCACCCACATGACCACGAAGCCGGTCCAGGTCAGATCGTGCGGGCGCAGCACGGAGTTCTCCAGGTGCTGGCGAACGGCCGCGGCGGCGCGGTGGATGTTGGCGACGGCGGCCATCTGTTCGCGCTGCAGCTCGAAGCCGCCGAGCCGTTCCTGGACGGCCTGTTCGGTCTCGGTGATGGATCGGCGGCGCCCGGGCACGATGGCATCCTCCTCGGCTGCGGGCGGCAAGGGCCGCCGTGTCATTCGTTCGCGATCAAATGTAGCCCCGGGTGCGCCGGTCGCCGGGGCGTTCGCGCCCTGGTCGCATCGCGGCGATCCCTTGTGGACGGCCCGGCCGCCTCGTATCGTGTGGGCCCTCCCGTTTGGCATCAAATAACTTTGCGGAGCGACCATTGAGCGCCGAGACAGCCGACCGCGTCCGCCAGCGGACCGAGGCACTCGCCGCCGAGGGCATCGACGTCGTACGGGTCGCCTATCCCGACATGATG is from Streptomyces hygroscopicus and encodes:
- a CDS encoding pyridoxal-dependent decarboxylase, which codes for MDLNGWLATALASNADWAKTFGPYQAHPALAVDDDRFAAAFEVFTERLKDNYPFFHPRYAGQMLKPPHPAAVVGYLTAMLINPNNHALDGGPATADMEREAVQQLATMFGYDTHLGHLTTSGTIANLEALFVARELHPGKGVAYSTEAHYTHGRMCGVLGVEGHPVPIDDLGRMDLDALEELLRTGSVGTVVLTAGTTGFGAVEPIHEALALRERYGVRIHVDAAYGGFFTLLAGAEGPEGLPEEPWRAIAEADSIVVDPHKHGLQPYGCGAVLFRDPSVGRFYLHDSPYTYFTSEELHLGEISLECSRAGAAAAALWLTFQLIPPTREGLGQSLAAGRRAALRWAELIENSEHLELYQAPELDIVSYFPVTEAAALSQIDAASARILREGMTDGDPVFVSTVRLGADRLAALHPKLIRDADGARILRSVLMKPESESYVDQLHARLERLARG
- a CDS encoding 5-carboxymethyl-2-hydroxymuconate isomerase gives rise to the protein MPEYRRILLDGAVVETVREGDALVTGDGRRVTAQEARHLPPVVPSKVIAVHLNHLSRVAEFQSRLPAAPTYFHKPTSALNSHQGAVVRPEGCAWLNYEGEVAIVIGKTTRNIAPQQAAEHIAGYTIANDFGLHDFRDTDAGSMLRVKGSDTLCPLGPGLVTDWDFHGKYLRTYVNGRPAQDGSTDEMKWDMHYLVADIARTITLYPGDVLLSGTPANSRPVQPGDVVEVEVEGLGRLTNHIVTGPTPIRTDVGAQPTESEEVRSTALGGDWEFRGIRPPKRP
- a CDS encoding catecholic dioxygenase; translated protein: MGEIVGAGLLAHVPTIVLPEETRRELNDGKEITLVTGLRQLREDVFERDDYDTVVVLDSHWATTVEFVVTAQPRRAGLYTSEELPRGMCRMPYDFPGDPELAYAITHFADAHATFITAIDDAYLPIQYATVNLWKFLGEGLPGKRWLTIGVCQTGDMEDHFRLGRALADGIAATPGRRVLLIASGALSHTFWPLREIRDHESSDPRHIFTPEARAADEERIAWFKEGRHDKVLDTMDTFWTYRPEAKFFHYLMMAGALGERACVARARQYGAYENAVGTGQAHLWFDRPADGWTGAGSPASTTARTPHSPV
- a CDS encoding betaine-aldehyde dehydrogenase, which produces MPQQPDTAVHEARIAGVAVDTRHWIGGRRVASADTFPDVSPIDGGTLARIARGGPAEAEAAVAAAKAAFPGWAATPWAERARILHAIADGVEKRLEELAIVETTDNGALLRSHRRGVMPRVARNFRFFADWLLTLGHEDFATHTGGSAAPGHTNHVSWDPAGPCVLITPWNAPLMLATWKVAPALAAGNTVVLKPAEWSPLTASLLADIAAEAGLPPGVLNIVQGHGAEIGDDLTSHPDVRRISFTGSVATARRIAASAAPNLTPLSLELGGKSPLLVFADADLELAVDLAVEQFDNAGQVCLAATRLLVEESIADEFTERFVAKAARLRQGDPREEATDIGPTIHPRQIERIDGFVRRAAAAGARVVFGGGSHARLGGLYYRPTLLTDVAQDSEVVQEEVFGPVLTLQTFVDEAEAIHLANDTRFGLAATVATGDHRRAERVTAQLVAGTVWVNCFFVRDLRAPFGGSRLSGVGREGGTWSFDFYCDLKNRVLAPKGFHDHG
- a CDS encoding transcriptional regulator, with the translated sequence MPGRRRSITETEQAVQERLGGFELQREQMAAVANIHRAAAAVRQHLENSVLRPHDLTWTGFVVMWVLWIWGEAETWSVAEEAGVSKGTLTGIARTLESRRLVARAPHPDDGRRVLLSLTPEGEELMERLFPAFNAEEAFVATPLSAEDCLRLANGLRAIVAQLEEHGEERRRQLLDGRDLAPRRSGRRSRQ